A DNA window from Ralstonia solanacearum K60 contains the following coding sequences:
- a CDS encoding winged helix-turn-helix transcriptional regulator, with translation MSPSHIDLSRLPKPSESDCRTTREILDLVGDKWTLYVVGPLSGGSRRFNELKREIEGISQRMLTLAPRGLEHDGLVTRTVFPSIPPRVDYALTELGRTLLEPVTALIAWADDNKPAIAQTRRRFDEKPDPALVPFQGVIHQRR, from the coding sequence ATGTCACCGAGTCACATTGATCTATCCAGACTGCCCAAACCCAGCGAAAGCGACTGTCGGACGACGCGCGAAATCCTGGACCTCGTGGGCGACAAGTGGACTCTCTATGTTGTCGGCCCGCTGAGCGGCGGGTCACGGCGCTTCAATGAACTGAAGCGCGAGATCGAAGGCATCTCCCAGCGGATGCTGACACTGGCGCCGCGTGGGCTGGAGCACGATGGACTGGTGACGCGGACCGTGTTTCCAAGCATTCCTCCGCGCGTGGACTACGCGCTCACGGAGCTGGGCCGGACGCTGCTGGAGCCGGTGACCGCGCTGATCGCCTGGGCGGACGACAACAAACCCGCCATCGCGCAGACGCGCAGACGCTTTGACGAAAAGCCCGATCCGGCCCTGGTGCCATTCCAGGGTGTCATCCATCAGCGGCGTTAA
- a CDS encoding rhodanese-like domain-containing protein encodes MSIPSIEPATLKHRLHDGAEIALLDVREAGEFGEGHLLLATPVPYSRLEIDAARLAPRRSVRLVVVDADGGALAVLAARRLRDLGYGDVSVLRGGVAAWQAAGLTVFKGVNVPSKVFGELAELAYRTPHVAAAELVAWQRARKPHVLLDGRTVAEYRRMTIPGAVSCPNGELALRAHALIPDDETPVVIHCAGRTRSIIGAQTLRNLGLPNPVYALENGTQGWQLHGLTLEHGAGRRYPETVDAPVRRRAQQDAAGLARRFEVPSVSAAAVRAEREAGRRSVFLLDVRTAEAFARGSLPGAAHAPGGQLLQATDQYVGVRGARLIVFDDDGIRAPVIVSWLRQMGHDAAVLEGGLSEANAAALAPVPQASASVPAPVREIDATALRSAIAHGRVLVIDLRSSAAYRAAHLPEAHWVTRRQLAGYLRGVFGKEVVLIDDDPALSALAAIDLRELGIAGVHRLAGGVSAWHAAGHPLVATPDSPPDAERIDTLFFVHDRHEGNLDAARGYLAWETGLVAQLDAQERAAFAPGAPGAPAVVQPAAAEVA; translated from the coding sequence ATGTCCATTCCTTCCATCGAGCCCGCCACCCTGAAACACCGGCTGCACGACGGCGCGGAGATCGCGCTGCTCGACGTGCGCGAGGCCGGCGAATTCGGCGAGGGGCATCTGTTGCTGGCGACGCCTGTGCCGTACAGCCGCCTGGAGATCGATGCCGCGCGCCTGGCGCCGCGCCGCTCGGTGCGGCTGGTGGTGGTCGATGCCGATGGCGGGGCGCTCGCCGTGCTGGCGGCACGCCGCTTGCGCGATCTGGGCTACGGCGATGTTTCCGTGCTGCGCGGTGGCGTGGCTGCATGGCAGGCTGCGGGTCTGACGGTGTTCAAGGGCGTCAATGTGCCGTCCAAGGTGTTCGGCGAGCTGGCCGAGCTGGCGTATCGCACGCCGCACGTCGCGGCCGCGGAACTGGTGGCCTGGCAACGGGCGCGCAAGCCGCATGTGCTGCTCGATGGCCGCACCGTGGCCGAGTACCGGCGCATGACCATTCCGGGCGCGGTGTCGTGTCCGAACGGTGAACTGGCCCTGCGTGCGCATGCACTGATTCCCGACGACGAAACGCCCGTGGTGATCCACTGCGCGGGCCGCACGCGCAGCATCATCGGCGCGCAGACGCTGCGCAACCTGGGCCTGCCCAATCCGGTGTATGCGCTGGAGAACGGCACGCAAGGCTGGCAACTGCACGGCCTGACGCTGGAGCACGGCGCCGGCCGGCGCTATCCGGAAACGGTGGACGCGCCGGTGCGCCGGCGCGCGCAGCAGGACGCCGCCGGATTGGCGCGCCGCTTCGAGGTGCCGTCGGTGTCCGCCGCCGCTGTGCGGGCCGAGCGGGAGGCCGGGCGGCGTTCGGTCTTCCTGCTGGATGTGCGTACCGCCGAGGCGTTCGCGCGCGGCAGCCTGCCCGGGGCCGCGCATGCGCCGGGCGGCCAACTGCTGCAGGCGACCGACCAGTACGTCGGCGTGCGCGGCGCGCGGCTGATCGTATTCGATGACGACGGCATCCGCGCGCCGGTGATCGTCAGTTGGCTGCGCCAGATGGGGCACGACGCGGCGGTGCTCGAGGGGGGCCTGTCGGAGGCGAATGCGGCTGCGCTGGCACCCGTGCCGCAGGCATCGGCATCGGTACCGGCGCCGGTGCGGGAGATCGATGCCACTGCGCTGCGCAGCGCCATCGCGCACGGCCGGGTGCTCGTGATCGACCTGCGCAGCAGCGCGGCGTACCGTGCCGCGCATCTTCCCGAGGCGCACTGGGTCACGCGCCGCCAACTGGCGGGCTATCTACGCGGCGTGTTCGGCAAGGAGGTCGTGCTGATCGACGATGACCCGGCCCTCAGCGCACTGGCGGCCATCGACCTGCGCGAGCTGGGCATCGCCGGGGTGCACCGCCTGGCCGGTGGCGTGTCGGCCTGGCATGCTGCCGGCCATCCGCTGGTGGCCACACCCGATTCGCCCCCGGATGCCGAGCGCATCGATACCCTGTTCTTCGTGCACGACCGCCACGAGGGCAATCTCGATGCGGCGCGCGGCTACCTGGCGTGGGAGACCGGCCTGGTGGCGCAGCTCGACGCGCAGGA
- a CDS encoding cysteine dioxygenase family protein: MSLAQQRDTAIRQTLAAIRAIATQDGITHASLARIAERLQELAAQEALFPLDAFPPPPSGDADASSRYLLHQEADQSFALYLNAIHPGKTTPPHNHTTWAVIVALEGGELNRVYTRTDDGSDPDRATLALSREVVVRPGTPITFLDDDIHSIHVVGDRPTRHFHLYGRALETLTGRVGFDLATGRVLNYNRNYMRPTRQAA, from the coding sequence ATGAGCCTCGCCCAGCAACGCGATACCGCCATCCGCCAGACCCTCGCCGCCATCCGCGCCATCGCCACGCAGGACGGTATCACGCACGCCTCGCTGGCGCGCATCGCCGAACGCCTGCAGGAACTGGCCGCGCAGGAAGCCCTCTTCCCGCTCGATGCCTTCCCGCCGCCCCCGAGCGGCGACGCCGACGCCTCCAGCCGCTACCTGCTGCACCAGGAGGCCGACCAAAGCTTCGCGCTGTACCTGAACGCGATCCACCCCGGCAAGACCACGCCGCCGCACAACCACACCACGTGGGCCGTGATCGTCGCACTCGAAGGCGGAGAGCTGAACCGCGTCTACACCCGCACCGACGACGGCAGCGACCCGGACCGCGCCACGCTGGCCCTGTCGCGCGAGGTGGTGGTGCGGCCCGGCACCCCCATCACCTTCCTCGACGACGACATCCATAGCATCCACGTGGTCGGCGACCGGCCCACGCGCCACTTCCACCTGTACGGCCGCGCGCTGGAGACCCTCACCGGCCGCGTCGGCTTCGACCTGGCCACGGGCCGCGTCCTCAACTACAACCGCAACTACATGCGCCCGACCAGGCAGGCGGCCTAG
- a CDS encoding DUF2784 domain-containing protein — protein sequence MIRLADTVLVLHALVVLFIVGGLIAILAGAALKQDWVRNRAFRLTHLAAIGVVATLALLDVPCPLTVLEDWLRTGAAGPHGFVQRWVSAWLYYDLPAWVFATAYAAFLLVVVVTWWRIPPRA from the coding sequence ATGATCCGGCTGGCCGACACCGTTCTCGTGCTGCACGCATTGGTCGTCCTGTTCATCGTCGGCGGGTTGATCGCGATCCTGGCGGGTGCCGCGCTCAAGCAAGACTGGGTGCGCAACCGCGCGTTCCGGCTGACGCATCTCGCGGCGATCGGTGTGGTCGCAACGCTGGCGCTGCTTGACGTGCCCTGCCCGCTCACCGTCCTGGAAGATTGGCTGCGCACCGGAGCCGCGGGCCCGCATGGCTTCGTGCAGCGCTGGGTGAGCGCCTGGCTGTATTACGACTTGCCGGCCTGGGTGTTTGCCACGGCCTACGCGGCGTTCCTGCTGGTCGTGGTGGTGACCTGGTGGCGCATTCCGCCGCGCGCGTGA
- a CDS encoding MFS transporter, with protein sequence MLAASGRSDGSEGSNQTLLYFGWLTLFIYLATPAGYLLDIQTSYLLKNQLHATATQISIFRLVTGIPVYIAFAFGLARDHWNPLGLRDRGFFLLFAPATAAALIWMAFSGLSYQGLLVGMLLAMLSSRFVAAAYQGLIALVGQEKLMSGRLSALWNVISSVPVVAGAFASGYISDHLAPQGAFFLAAAVTVLIAVLGLWKPVSVFGHLYEKPQARGADFAGNIRRLVKHRAVYPAVLICFLWNFAPGAATPLQFYLTNALHASDSVYAYYNGIFAAAFIPTFLLYGFLCKTVSLNRLLWWGTLIAVPQMIPLAFIHSANLALVLAAPIGLMGGIATAAYFDLAMRSCPPGLQGTLMMLVDGVLALSARAGDLLGSWIYNSSPAHGFTYCVIATTAVYALILLLIPMTPKTLTATRDGEPNPEVGAEVRNKAPETERT encoded by the coding sequence ATGCTGGCCGCCTCTGGTCGTAGTGATGGTTCCGAAGGCAGCAACCAAACCCTGCTGTATTTCGGTTGGCTGACCTTGTTCATCTATCTGGCAACGCCGGCCGGTTACCTGCTGGATATCCAGACGTCGTACCTGCTCAAAAACCAGCTGCATGCGACGGCGACGCAGATCTCGATCTTCCGGCTGGTGACGGGCATCCCGGTGTACATTGCGTTCGCTTTCGGCCTCGCGCGCGATCACTGGAACCCGCTCGGATTACGGGATCGCGGCTTCTTCCTGCTTTTCGCCCCGGCGACCGCGGCGGCGCTCATCTGGATGGCATTTTCAGGGCTCTCATACCAGGGACTGCTCGTCGGGATGCTGCTGGCCATGCTGTCGTCGCGATTCGTCGCCGCAGCCTATCAGGGGCTGATCGCACTGGTGGGCCAGGAGAAGCTCATGTCCGGGCGCCTGAGCGCGCTGTGGAACGTGATCAGCTCCGTCCCGGTCGTTGCGGGAGCGTTCGCTTCCGGGTACATCTCCGACCATCTGGCCCCGCAAGGCGCCTTCTTCCTGGCGGCGGCGGTCACTGTGCTGATTGCCGTGCTGGGGCTCTGGAAGCCCGTGTCCGTCTTCGGCCATCTCTACGAAAAGCCACAAGCCAGGGGCGCGGATTTCGCGGGAAACATCAGGCGGCTGGTGAAACATCGGGCCGTTTATCCAGCGGTCCTGATCTGCTTTCTGTGGAACTTTGCACCCGGGGCCGCCACGCCTCTGCAGTTCTATCTGACCAATGCGCTGCATGCATCGGATTCCGTTTACGCCTACTACAACGGAATCTTTGCCGCCGCGTTCATCCCGACATTTCTGTTGTACGGCTTCCTGTGCAAGACAGTTTCGCTGAACAGGCTGCTGTGGTGGGGAACGCTCATCGCCGTGCCGCAGATGATTCCGCTGGCATTCATTCACTCCGCCAATCTCGCGCTGGTCTTGGCGGCACCGATCGGGCTGATGGGGGGGATCGCCACGGCGGCGTACTTCGACCTCGCGATGCGATCCTGTCCGCCCGGCTTGCAAGGAACCTTGATGATGCTGGTGGATGGCGTTCTGGCGCTCTCGGCGCGTGCCGGTGATCTATTGGGCTCATGGATCTACAACAGCAGCCCAGCGCACGGATTCACGTATTGCGTGATCGCGACGACCGCGGTGTACGCACTGATCCTGCTCTTGATCCCGATGACGCCGAAAACATTGACTGCCACCAGGGATGGAGAGCCCAACCCGGAGGTCGGGGCCGAGGTGCGGAACAAGGCCCCGGAAACTGAGCGTACATAA
- a CDS encoding TetR/AcrR family transcriptional regulator: MSRVKNEDEFELRRESVLDTAAEAFAADSYASVSMNQIAAACGGSKSRLYHYYEGKEAILFDLLDRHTRRLADLVERAERDALHARLSARATLHLLIRTFLAEYATSRTRHVALLNDVKYLSPEQRDIVLAREREVVAAVGRQLVAAYPDKVDDANRTPVTMMVFGMMNWTFTWLKPDGPLSYEGYAEMVIEMLENGLGGGNPQP; the protein is encoded by the coding sequence ATGTCCCGCGTCAAGAACGAAGACGAATTCGAACTCCGCCGAGAGAGTGTGCTCGACACCGCCGCCGAGGCCTTCGCCGCGGACAGCTACGCGAGCGTGTCGATGAACCAAATCGCCGCGGCCTGCGGCGGCTCGAAGTCCCGCCTGTACCACTACTACGAAGGCAAGGAAGCCATCCTGTTCGACCTGCTGGACCGCCACACCCGGCGGCTGGCCGACCTGGTCGAACGCGCCGAGCGCGACGCGCTCCACGCCCGGCTGTCGGCGCGCGCCACGCTGCACCTGCTGATCCGCACCTTCCTCGCTGAATACGCCACCTCGCGCACGCGGCACGTGGCGCTGCTCAACGACGTGAAATACCTGTCGCCCGAACAGCGCGACATCGTGCTGGCACGCGAGCGCGAAGTCGTGGCCGCCGTCGGCCGCCAGCTCGTCGCGGCCTACCCCGACAAGGTCGACGACGCTAACCGCACGCCGGTCACGATGATGGTCTTCGGGATGATGAACTGGACGTTCACGTGGCTGAAGCCGGATGGGCCGCTGTCGTATGAAGGGTATGCGGAGATGGTGATCGAGATGCTGGAGAATGGGTTGGGTGGGGGCAATCCGCAGCCCTAG